One Planifilum fimeticola DNA segment encodes these proteins:
- a CDS encoding SDR family oxidoreductase, translating to MKVFVIGAHGQIGQKLVHLLQQSDRYTVRAMVRRESQAESFRQSGVEAVVADLEGRMEEIAAAANGCDAIVFTAGSGGHTGADKTLLVDLDGAVKSIEAAKSVGIQRYVMVSALQAHRRENWNERIKHYYVAKHYADRMLVQSGLTYTILRPGRLLNEPGTGRISAAENLSRGSVPREDVARTILAVLDEERTFHRGFDLTSGDTPIPEAIKNL from the coding sequence ATGAAGGTTTTCGTGATCGGAGCCCATGGCCAGATCGGACAAAAGCTGGTTCATCTGCTCCAACAAAGCGACCGCTACACCGTGAGGGCCATGGTGCGCCGGGAATCCCAGGCGGAAAGCTTCCGGCAATCCGGGGTGGAGGCGGTGGTTGCGGATTTGGAGGGACGGATGGAGGAGATCGCGGCGGCCGCCAACGGCTGTGACGCCATCGTGTTTACGGCGGGTTCCGGAGGACACACCGGGGCGGACAAGACACTCCTGGTGGATCTGGACGGGGCCGTCAAAAGCATAGAGGCCGCAAAAAGCGTGGGGATCCAACGGTACGTGATGGTCAGCGCTCTCCAGGCGCACCGGAGGGAAAACTGGAACGAGAGGATCAAACATTATTATGTGGCGAAGCATTACGCCGACCGGATGCTGGTACAGAGCGGACTGACATACACGATCCTTCGACCCGGAAGGCTTCTCAATGAACCGGGAACCGGGCGCATTTCCGCCGCCGAAAACCTGAGCCGGGGAAGCGTGCCCCGGGAGGATGTGGCCCGCACCATCCTGGCGGTCCTGGATGAGGAGCGCACCTTTCACCGGGGCTTTGACCTCACCTCCGGCGACACCCCCATTCCCGAAGCAATAAAGAATCTATGA